A genome region from Acidobacteriota bacterium includes the following:
- a CDS encoding efflux RND transporter permease subunit, with the protein MKGGFNLSRWALEHIPLTRYLIVALLIGGIMSYSRLGQDEDPPFTFRAMVVRAMWPGATALQMADQVT; encoded by the coding sequence ATGAAGGGTGGATTCAACCTGTCGCGCTGGGCGCTCGAACACATCCCCCTGACCCGCTACCTGATCGTCGCCCTGCTGATCGGCGGCATCATGAGTTATTCCCGTCTCGGCCAGGACGAGGATCCGCCGTTTACGTTCCGCGCGATGGTGGTGCGCGCCATGTGGCCGGGCGCAACCGCCTTGCAGATGGCCGACCAGGTGACCGA